A genomic window from Emys orbicularis isolate rEmyOrb1 chromosome 8, rEmyOrb1.hap1, whole genome shotgun sequence includes:
- the LOC135882133 gene encoding flavin-containing monooxygenase 5-like: MAMAKKRIAVIGGGSSGLCTIKCCLDDGLEPTCFERSEDIGGLWRFKENPEEGRASIYKSVIINTSKEMMCFSDFPIPDDFPNYMHNSKIMEYFRMYADHFDLLKYIRFKTTVVSVTKRPDFSSTGQWDVVTESEGKQESAVFDGIMVCSGHHTNAHLPLDSFPGIEKFKGRYSHSRDYKNPQEFSGKRVIVIGIGNSGGDLAVELSHEADQVFLSTRRGAWVLNRVAEQGYPVDIVLSTRFKAFFKRMLTTSMVNQWAENRANARFNHAHYGLRPQHRIMSQHPTINDDLPNRIISGKVLVKPNIREFTETGAIFEDGTREEDIDAVFFATGYSFSFPFLQDCVKVVENQVSLYKFIFPPHLEKPTLAFIGLIQPLGAIMPLAELQSRLATQVFKGQIRLPTASDMMANITQKKDEMSKRYVKSPRHTIQVDYVEYMDELACLVGVKPNLLSLFLTDPKLAMEVFFGPCTPYQYRLRGPGKWDGARKAILTQRERIIKPLKTRAVEDYTHHTSMPYLFKIVGAVALFAIIFAYF, encoded by the exons ATGGCCATGGCCAAGAAGAGGATTGCAGTCATTGGCGGTGGATCCAGTGGACTGTGCACCATTAAATGCTGTTTGGATGATGGGCTGGAGCCCACTTGCTTCGAGAGAAGTGAAGATATTGGGGGGCTCTGGAGGTTCAAG GAGAATCCCGAAGAGGGCAGAGCCAGCATCTACAAATCTGTCATCATCAACACCTCCAAGGAGATGATGTGCTTCAGTGACTTCCCCATCCCGGATGATTTCCCCAACTACatgcacaactccaaaatcaTGGAGTATTTCCGCATGTACGCCGACCACTTCGACCTTCTGAAATACATTCGCTTCAAG ACCACTGTGGTCAGTGTGACAAAGCGCCCGGATTTCTCCTCCACGGGCCAATGGGATGTTGTCACGGAGTCCGAGGGGAAGCAGGAGTCGGCCGTCTTCGATGGGATCATGGTGTGCAGTGGCCATCACACCAACGCCCAtctgccactggactccttcccAG ggATTGAAAAGTTCAAAGGCCGCTACTCCCACAGCCGGGATTACAAGAACCCTCAGGAGTTCTCGGGGAAGAGAGTCATTGTGATCGGCATTGGCAATTCGGGAGGGGACCTGGCCGTGGAGCTCAGCCATGAAGCTGATCAG GTCTTCCTCAGCACCAGGCGTGGGGCGTGGGTGCTGAATCGTGTTGCGGAGCAAGGGTACCCTGTGGACATAGTGCTCTCCACCAGGTTTAAAGCCTTTTTCAAGAGGATGTTGACTACATCCATGGTTAACCAATGGGCGGAGAACAGAGCAAATGCAAGATTCAACCACGCACACTACGGTCTAAGGCCTCAGCACAG GATTATGAGCCAGCACCCAACCATCAACGATGACCTGCCAAACCGCATCATCTCTGGCAAAGTGCTGGTGAAACCGAACATCAGGGAGTTCACTGAAACCGGCGCCATCTTCGAAGACGGCACCAGAGAGGAGGACATTGATGCAGTTTTCTTCGCTACAGGATACagcttctctttccccttcctccaggATTGTGTCAAAGTGGTCGAAAACCAGGTCTCCCTGTATAAATTCATCTTCCCTCCTCACCTGGAGAAGCCAACTCTGGCTTTCATTGGCCTCATCCAGCCACTGGGGGCCATCATGCCCCTTGCAGAACTCCAGAGTCGCTTGGCCACACAAGTGTTCAAGG GGCAGATCAGGTTGCCCACAGCGAGCGACATGATGGCCAATATTACACAGAAGAAAGACGAAATGTCAAAACG GTATGTGAAAAGCCCGCGCCACACTATCCAAGTGGATTATGTCGAATACATGGATGAACTTGCCTGCCTGGTAGGAGTCAAGCCCAACCTGCTGTCTCTCTTCCTCACGGATCCAAAGCTCGCCATGGAGGTTTTCTTTGGCCCCTGCACGCCGTACCAATACCGCCTGAGAGGGCCAGGGAAGTGGGATGGAGCCAGGAAAGCCATCCTGACTCAGAGAGAACGGATCATTAAACCTTTGAAAACCAGGGCAGTAGAAGATTATACTCACCACACCTCAATGCCCTATTTGTTTAAGATAGTTGGTGCCGTTGCCCTCTTTGCTATAATTTTTGCTTACTTTTAA